In Fusarium fujikuroi IMI 58289 draft genome, chromosome FFUJ_chr02, the genomic stretch GATGTGGAGCATACAGATGGTCACTCTCGTCTACCACAAGCCCGAGCAGAGATCAAGGTAGTCAGTGAAATCTGCGAGAGTATGGCAATACGGCCCGTGTTAGGCGGTCAAAGTAAGCAAGATATGCTTTCTTGCCTTCGAAACTGCAAGATCTTTCACTTTGCAGGACATGGATACACCAACGGCGAAGACCCGTCCAAGAGTCATCTTTGCTTGAGCGACAGCAGTGATCCATTGACTGTTGGTGATATCTTGAAACTCAATCTGAACGAAAGGTCGCCCTTTCTGGCGTACCTTTCAGCTTGTAGCACCGGGCGTGTCCAAGATGACAAATTCATCGACGAGAGCATACATCTCATCAGCGCATTCCAATTAGCTGGGTTTCGGCACGTCATTGGTACTTTATGGGAGGTCAGAGATAAGCATTGCGTTGATGTCGCGCGAGTTACGTATGAAGCTATAAGAGAGGGGGGTATGACTGATGATTCGGTTTGTCGGGGATTGCACAGGGCTACAAGAATATTGAGAGATAGTTGGTTGGAAAGTTTGGACAAGAAGAGGGAGCGGCTAGGACAGGGAGATGAGAAAGGACTGAGGGATATTGTTCCTTGCGATAATGACGAGGGGGTCAGAGGTGAGCAGTTTCCGGCTTATTGGGTGCCTTATGTCCACTTTGGTGTTTAAGAGACGTTTTTTTAAAACTTCTAAACCTTTATTTTGACTTCCTATATCAGAGGTATAAGTATGATCTTCATTGTCGAGCTGACAAAGAAGTCATGTGTAGGAAATATCcaattaaaaattatatttcaGTCTTTAAGCCATATGCTTTTCAAGTTAATAACTTTATCTCTAAGTCTGTAACTGTTATAGAATCTCATTCATCACCTGTATTCGCAGCCTAAAGCCTAACCTAATACGCGGCAGTCAACCCTATAGAAAATAGCCGGTCTTAGTTGAGTTATAGTTATGCTGCCTTGAGCTTATTAGAATATGGTTTAGTATTCCATGATTTTGTAAGAACTTAAATTTCTAAGCTCAGtattatagataataaatagcTCTCTTCATTCGGCCCAGCACCTTCACAATTCTCAGCAAACCTATTCCTCCAACCCTCAATCCCAGAGACCAGCACCGCACCTTACTATCAAAACCTCCAACAGGAAAACAGCCCACAATGTCCCTTTGGGTAAATCAATCTTCTAAGAAAAGACTTCTTTTACAGCGTGATGAGATTCTAATCGAGACTCGCGGTCGCATGGAAGAAGGTCACCGCACAATGCTTTATGAGCGCTCAGTGTTTCGGCCATTCATGCTGTGTCCTTATCCTCCCAATACTTGTCCCGGCTGTGTTCACAACCATACAGGGGACCATACTGTTTACCATGCCGAGGATTGTTGTAACAAGAGTGTACCGATATACATCATTCCGGGTCAGACGCGAAtgcatttctttctttgtaAAGCCTTACACAACTGGCTCTATCACAAATGGTACCGGTTATACCAAAGCGATATCGAGTATGGACAATTTGTGACCAAGTTCTTCATCCCTTTCCCTCCGGATGATATATCAACGACCTCAATGCTAGAATTTGCAGCGAGGTGGCATTCATCCAGAATTATGTCCAGACATGTCCTGTTGGACCGATATATGGTTACGAACAAACATTTAGGGACCAGCGATTCTACATCATGCAGCCGCTTTTTAAAATGATGACTATCATTCTATTGGGCGAGCAATTCGATTTTCGAATGGTCGATGTTGGGAAAATGCCAGCCCTTCTTACCATTACAGGCGAAGAAAGCGGATTGGGCCAGCCGCTATCTTTCGATTCTATCAAGCATGCAGTAGACAAGATTATTTCTGAAACAACGGTCCAAGTACGTCTGAGCGTGGCGATCGAATTCGTTATGGCTCAGCAAGGAGCGAGAAGTCACATTCTTTGGCCCGCAACCCGACCCTGTTGAGTCAATGAAGGAGCTGGACAGCGGTACCGATTGCTACATGAAGAGAATTCGAGAATTCGTGAATCagctgggctggactggaGAACCTCTTCAGGGTCCAAGTTCGACATGGATTGATCCTGGGGCTCACACAGAATGGCTCGGAGATGGTGCATATACAGATAAGCGTTATAGAATTGTGGAGGGTAATGAGAGATGGAATTTTCTCCTTCGAAGTGCTGGGTTATGGCATACCCCACCCCGACTTATCCAACGTCGAAACAGCATATCTTGACCAGTTTTTATTACGCTTTGAGTAGATTATGTATATTTAGGGgagattatttatatttagggtaatttatttatatttagagTAGATTATTTATATTGAGGGtagatatatatcctattagaAGAGTGAATTTCACAATGCAAGAAAGTTCTCTAGTCTGTCTTAGTTTATTCTGACCGAGTGGCTTAGATCTGTCTCTCGGAATAATGCTGAACTTGCCGACCAAATGAAGGTGTCTGCAAACGAGGTGACACGACAACGGCCGACTCTTGTACCCATAATTGCCGTTCTACCCGGGTCCCTTGCAGTGAACCACCAATGGACCTATTAAATCATCTCCCCCCAGACTATAACAGAGGCTAAAGTCTACACTGCCGGTGAACCAAAGCCATACCGTCACCGTATCACGGCTTTTCCCTTCAAACCAATCACACGTCATCCCATAAgcggagaaggaagattCCGGGTTTGACCATTTGTACACTCATAAATAAATACACAAACGACACGCGACACCAGATTCTTTCAACTTACaagtcaacatcttcaaTTGTTGAACGCGAACCGAAAATGAACAAGACTTCTCACACTGATGAACCCTTTGAGGGCGATGACGGCTACAACCAGAGCCCGAATCCAAACTCTAGCGACTTGACCACCAACGCTGACTTCAACGGGCTGGTCAACAGTCGCACTTCTCTCCAAGGCGACTCACGTGCTCTCCCAGACGCAGCGTCAAACATGTCTGGCCAGATAGTCAACGACACTGCCACTGAAACGCCCGGCCATGGAAAGGCGAAGCTGCGGCTGGCTCATCGGTCAATCGACCATGGCCAGCCCTCAGGCGGTCTGCGCTCAGCACCCGCCAACCCCCCGCCAGCACCAGCTGGTCCCGCCGACAACGGCACGCCATTTCAGCGTCTCAAAGACACCCTCGCCAAAATTGGATACTTCATTGGGCCTGGATTCATGATATCGGTTGCGTATATCGACCCGGGCAATTACTCGACCGACATCGCTGCAGGAGCTTCCTATCGCTTTCGCCTCCTGTTCATTGTCCTGCTTTCGAATGTATTTGCCATCTTTCTGCAGAGTTTGGCGATTAAGCTGGGGACTGTGAGTGGGCTTAATCTTGCACAGGCTTGCCGCGCGTTTCTGCCGCGGTGgttaaattatatcttatatgTCTTTGCTGAGGCAGCTATCATTGCTACTGACATCGCAGAGGTAAATCGCTTGCCATTTCCAATATTTGCCCTGAAAAAGTGCTGACTTACTATGTACTAGGTCATTGGATTTGCGATTGCCCTGAACCTTCTGGTCCCCAAGATTCCGCTGGTGGCAGGATGTGCCATTTCCATTCTTGACGTTAtggtcctcctcatcttctacCGCCCTGAAGGATCTATGAAGGGTTTACGGTACTTCGAAATGTTCATCATGTGTCTCGTCCTTGGCGTCGTTATTTGTTTCTGTATTCAGCTATCTTTGATCAAAGATACGACCCCTGGGGAGGTCTTCCAAGGTTATCTGCCATCAAAGTATCTCATAGAGTCTGAAGCGTTAGTACTAAGTCCTTCTGGCTTGTCGCATCCGCTCTAACATCTATCCAGCATTTACCAGGCCTGTGGTATTCTCGGTGCGACGGTCATGCCTCACAGTCTGTATCTTGGATCCGGCATTGTTCAGCCTCGCCTGCGTGATTACGATGAAAGGAGTGCTCTGTTGCCTCGTCAAGTCACCTCAGAACCCTCCGTCATCGACAATAGCATCGACAAAGGCTACTATGTGCCCTCTGAGAAGGCAATCAAGCACTCACTCAACCTTTCGATTCTCGACCTGTCTATTTCTCTCTTCACATTCGCGCTCTTTGTCAACTCGGCTATCCTCATTGTTGCAGGTGCTTCGCTGTATAATAACCCAAATGCTCGCGATGCAGATATCTTCGGTATTCATAAATTGCTTTCCGAGTCTATCTCACCTGCTGCCGGCACCATATTTGCCCTGGCACTGTTACTCTCAGGAGTTTCTGCTGGAATTGTTTGCACCATTGCTGGTCAGATGGTCAGCGAAGGCGCCTTAAACTGGAACGTTAAACCATGGCTACGCCGTCTTATAACTCGGAGTATTAGTATTACCCCAAGCATTATCATTGCAGGAGCCGTCGGGCGTGAGGGACTTAACGCAGCACTCAACGGATCGCAGGTGGCTCTCAGCATTATCCTACCGTTCGTAACCGCCCCTCTGATTTACTTCACGTGCCGTGATAAATACATGACGATCCAAACAGGCAGTGCGCGCTGGCGTACAGGTGACATGGATGATGAGACAGACGCAGATGGGATTCTTGAAGACGGAGACAGAGTCCGAGGTCAAGGCGTCAAGATGACCAACTCGTGGTTTACTATGATTCTGGCCATTCTGATCTGGCTTTTTATGGCTATCATGAACGTGGCCAACCTGGTATTCCTTGGCAACTAAGGAATCCTTCAAGACACAGTCGCTTGGTGAGAAGCAGCTATGTCAACACGTTTTTAGTAGGGGAGCAGAGTTCATCCATGGAGTTTTGAGAAATGTATGAAAGGAGGTTCAGTCAGGAAAATGCCGGATTGACCGTCTGATCAGGATATGTTGAACTATTCACcatatatttatctaaatTCCAAGGAATATAGCAAGAGTTTCTCTACCTCAATCCGATGTTGCAATAACCTGGTCCAATTGTTGCACTAAGTTCTGGcggctgatttaagctctcagccacaagtctcaactgcaaataactCACCcagctcacaacttagacCTATTGTTACACAAATGATATATTTGCCACATGTAGTTACACATATACCCATTGGAAAAAGGAATGACGGATTTTATTGCTTGAAACGATGGCAAGGGGATCTTAGAAGAACACTTCCCGTCTTATCAGGTTGCTCATGTTCGCCATGGTGCCTGAGAGACTCTTTACTCGATGTCCAGATCTTTATGTTGATTGTTGTCTTGTGTCAGAGCTGGAAACACGATGCTCGTGTTCCCCCACACATCCATGTTGTGTTGGGCTATTGTCAACATGTCCGCATTACATAGATGAACGAGAGACATTCCCGGCAACTGTCTCAACCACTGCATACCAATCACAAGGTTCACTTCTCCCCTGTCTCTGCCTCTATAGTGATATCGAACACACTACCCCGGTCTAAGAGTAGTAGCCGTTGAACTGGTACAGCTGACCGTCATACTCCCAGGTTCCACTCATCTGGTTAGTTCCCTTGACGCACTGATTGATGATATTCCTATGACTGTCAGATAAACTTCACAAAAATCAAAATTACATACTCAGTGGCATCCTAGCAAGCATTGTTAGCAAAATTGAACCAGCGATCGTTTAGGGATTACATACCCAGCAATCCTTGAAACCCTTCTTGCCTCCAGTGTTCTTGCGGCTCAGCTCGGCAGTGACGGTGAGAGAGATCAGTCCCTTGATAGTCTTTGATCCCTTGGTGGTGCAGCCCTGCTGGTAAGTGCAGTCAGAGTTGCTGCACATCTTCTGGCGAGCCTGCCAGTATGCGTCCTGGAAATCTTGGATGCCCTTCTGGCTGTTACCGAAGCAGTCTGCCGCAAGAGCGGAAGTAGCAAAGAGGGCAATGGCGGAGAGACTGATCAGCTGCATTTTGGGTGGCTTGGTGTGAAGCTGTTGGTAGAATAATGCGAATTGGCGCTGTGGATACGAACGTAGTGCAGGTTTACCTGGTTTTATAGTCGTCTCCTGATGAGAAAACTCGGCCTCCGACTCGCTTCAGTAGAAATTAATCATCGTCGACTGAGCCTAGTATTGTTGAATAGCATGAGCCGGTGGGATTACTCATCCAGCCGACGTAGCAAATAAGATTGTAATTATATTTTCAGCTCACCCCTTTTGGGGTATGGTGCAGCTGCTCTCGGGCCATCGGCCGTCAGCGGGGACCTTTCTAGCCCTTCAAGGAGTGTCTTTCCAGCCTCAGTCATTCCTCCTGCAGTTGTGTCTGACGTTTCACTGAGGACTGGTCCATGCTTAGATTGTTGTAATTGCGTGTTGAGCCTCTCATTCGACAAAGGCCCACTGCGGTCGTCAATGCGACTGGAGCCCGATGACAAAGCACTAAGGTCCCTTGCACTATGCATTATTGTTTTGCACTTCCGTGTCTATTTTATGCATAGAAGCCGATTTTATATACCACAATTACAGTGAATAACGGTTTTAAGGGTTTTGTGTTTTACAAGAGCCAGACGATAGAGGGCGTGTGTAACGGTGAGATACAAATCGGGACATATTTTGCGATGACAACCTGTGATAGGCATGTCTATTATAAACCTCAATACGCCGTATAATAGCATCAATACGACTTACCACCGTGTATCAAGGGCAGTATCCCAATGGAACTGGCTGCTATTCCACAGCACCAAATGTGTTGGCCGTGAATCATCCAGCCGTAGACACGCTCTGTGAATCAGGAACCTCTCGTCAATATAAATACCCAGCATCTCTTTTgttacttcttcttctacatCCTGGCGTACAACCGTTTCTTAGCCTTTCATATACTAACAAGGCGACTGTTGTATAGCAAGTATTAAAACCTCACATAAGATGAGCAAAACACCACAAGCTTATTCATGGGAGCATAAAATCCCACGAGGTCTCGTAAAAGATGGTGTTATCTTGCACAATGCCCTCTCTGAGATATACGGCTCAGGCAACTTCGCCTATGAAGAAGTCGGTGCCAACATTATCCTTACTGCTTTCCTTGAAGAGCCCAAGGATTTGTTGGCCCAGCtggtgaagaagaatgctATCAAAAGGTTTGTCTTGTAAGATTCGGACATTGATTGGttttcttaaccttttatcTTGTGCTTAGCCCGGAGCCGGAAAAGAAAGAGTGATCCTGTGGCGCCGGTTTGTTGAAGGCTACTTATATGCTAACTCAATTTTCGGTGAggaatattatatttacgTATCAGTCATGTCATGGCGATAAAGAGAATGCAGTTCGTTAAAGCCTGTACTTTATTGATGTCATAGAAGAGCGGTAATCGACTATAAGCTAGTTGAGTTATTTGGTATCAAGGTCTGTGACTAGGAGCTTATAATCACTGTGAGTATATGGTTTAGAAGACttactattttaaaagaaACATTTTGAGAAACTTAAAAAGATTTTTGGGCCTTGTATAAGATCTAGGAAGCGTCGGGGCTGCGTCTTGTAATACTGAGTCCTATTCTCCTAGGACTCAACCAACATGTCAGCAGCACAGATAAGGAATACCCTTGGCAGCTGTTTCAGGTTGACTATTTAGCCCATGGCTCCCTTTAACCTTTTTCAAGGACGAAATTCGTTACTGATCTTCTTACAATGCCGTCCAAAACGGAATTCGATGCCGAAATCGAGGGAGAGAGGTTCATTGAACTCAACCTCGAGATCCACGCATTAATATTATCGGTCTTTGGGTGCCCAGAGAATTACCCTGCACAAGCTCAGCTGAAGTATTTGGATAGTCTCGAGGAAATCGTGAGGTTTGTTCCGATACCGGTATCTTATTGGCGCGATCAGGTTGGTCGCAGCCTGCATCAATGTAATATTCTCGCTGGTAAGCTGGTCGACCTATTGGGTAAAGCGAGACTGGAAGGCAATGAGCACCATGGTTGGGGAACCAAATTTGGGTTACAGAGGAGGAAGGATATCGACAGAATATTTGTCGAGATAAATGCAGAGATCGATATCATAATGCTGTGGGTTCCTAATCAATCTCATTGACAGTCAGGTTGCTAAAAGTCCCAACAGGGACCTTAGCAAAGTTGACACGGTTACTTTGCTACCACGAGCAGACAAGGCAATGAAGAACCCAATGTTTACGGTTGCCTCTGCAAAGATTATCCGAAACCCTTTTGCAGCGGACCCAGTCACCGATCGTGACGTTATCAAGACCACAAAAGGCGAAACCGTTCAAGGGAAGTGGGACTGGGTTCTTCAAACGCCCGAGTTCATCAAATGGAGAACCTCTGATGATAACTCTATATGGATATCAGGGGGTATAGGGTCTGGCAGAACTCTGCTGGCAGTCTATCTCACTGAGCAGTTACAGCTCACAATGACTTCCGACGAGATTCtactttattatttctttgaTGCCAGACTTGAATTACGAAATAACGCTGCGTGTTTAGTTCGGAGCCTGATATATCAGCTTGTTCAGCTAGATAAGGATGGTAAACAGGGCAATCACTGGTGGAAGACAAGGTTCCAATTTCTCTGGTATATGTTCATCGAGATACTCCAAGATCTAAAAGGCTGTCGAGTTATCTGTgtccttgatggccttgatgaatgCGAATCAAGATCATTGGACCTtatcttgaagaagatcaagcttgATATTCCCGGCCTTCCGATCAAATTCGCCATCTTAAGGCGCGTTGCCCCGCCAGCTTTGGAAGATCTCATGAGTCAATATCTGAGGGTTAACTTAGATGCGCCTTTTCGAGTCGACGCCCTGAGACAGTACATCAGTGCAAGTCTTTCGGCTCTGCCAGAGGTCAAACAACTTCCAACCAGTGTCAATAGCCTTGTAAAGGATCTTTTGCAAGGACGATCGGCAGCCTCATATCTCTGGACACATCTCGCTCTCCAAAGCCTACAACAGGTCAAAGCGGACCCGATATGGGTCGATGGCGAAAGAGACTCTATGGTTGCACTTCTGTTACCCGTATATGCCCGCCAGGAGGCTAAGAAGGCGATTCTGGCGAAGGACTCGTTTACTCCAGCGTGGGTTAGGCAACTTCTTCAGGGCAGAACGCGGCCCCGAGAATGTGATCACAGGATCTTTTTTTGACGCCGCTGTATATAGTACTACCTCCCTAAAGACCATGAAGGCATTGTTGGAACTGACTGGCCCCCACGATATGAACAGAGAAAGAAATGAGTTCTCTCTTAGTAGAGCGCGCACCCATGGCAAAAGGGCTGAAGTAATCCAGATGCTCATCGATGACTACGGGTACTCAATTTCAGACTTTGATGGCAAATAATAACTTGCAACAATTCAGAGTTGCGCTCTAATTTACTTGGGTAATTGTGCCAGGAAGAACCTAAAGAGTAGGTAGTAGATAGTTAAATATCCTAGTAAgtattactaaatatctaactttatttcttttatctcttatcttatttatagtagtttatatatatatatatctatatatttacttatagtataaaataaaaagtatagaatatattaattaatattataattaagactttttttacATATTAGAAAGATATAGTTTCttataaaacttaaataaagttactttaatatacctagaaatataataataaacttataaat encodes the following:
- a CDS encoding probable manganese transport protein; the protein is MNKTSHTDEPFEGDDGYNQSPNPNSSDLTTNADFNGLVNSRTSLQGDSRALPDAASNMSGQIVNDTATETPGHGKAKLRLAHRSIDHGQPSGGLRSAPANPPPAPAGPADNGTPFQRLKDTLAKIGYFIGPGFMISVAYIDPGNYSTDIAAGASYRFRLLFIVLLSNVFAIFLQSLAIKLGTVSGLNLAQACRAFLPRWLNYILYVFAEAAIIATDIAEVIGFAIALNLLVPKIPLVAGCAISILDVMVLLIFYRPEGSMKGLRYFEMFIMCLVLGVVICFCIQLSLIKDTTPGEVFQGYLPSKYLIESEAIYQACGILGATVMPHSLYLGSGIVQPRLRDYDERSALLPRQVTSEPSVIDNSIDKGYYVPSEKAIKHSLNLSILDLSISLFTFALFVNSAILIVAGASLYNNPNARDADIFGIHKLLSESISPAAGTIFALALLLSGVSAGIVCTIAGQMVSEGALNWNVKPWLRRLITRSISITPSIIIAGAVGREGLNAALNGSQVALSIILPFVTAPLIYFTCRDKYMTIQTGSARWRTGDMDDETDADGILEDGDRVRGQGVKMTNSWFTMILAILIWLFMAIMNVANLVFLGN